Proteins found in one Serinicoccus marinus DSM 15273 genomic segment:
- the atpD gene encoding F0F1 ATP synthase subunit beta, with amino-acid sequence MTATTEAPSTEQTQGAVGRLARIIGPVVDVEFPPGQMPALYNLLTTQVEVGGDTKTVNLEVAQDIGDNMVRAISLQPTDGLVRGAQVQDTGGPITVPVGDVTLGHVFNATGDVLDLPEGETLEVNERWGIHRQAPPFDQLESKTQMFETGIKVIDLLTPYVQGGKIGLFGGAGVGKTVLIQEMIARVARDHGGVSVFAGVGERTREGNDLIVEMEEAGVLGQTALVFGQMDEPPGTRLRVALSALTMAEYFRDVQKQDVLLFIDNIFRFTQAGSEVSTLLGRMPSAVGYQPNLADEMGTLQERITSTRGHSITSMQAIYVPADDYTDPAPATTFAHLDATTELSRPIASMGIYPAVDPLTSTSRILDPRYISREHYDTAVRIKSILQRYKELQDIIAILGIDELSEEDKILVGRARRIQRFLSQNTYVAKQFTGIEGSTVPLSETIEAFTKVADGDYDHLPEQAFFMCGGLEDVERQAAELEKNS; translated from the coding sequence ATGACTGCTACCACCGAGGCTCCCAGCACGGAGCAGACCCAGGGCGCCGTGGGTCGGCTGGCCCGGATCATCGGCCCCGTCGTCGACGTCGAGTTCCCCCCGGGACAGATGCCGGCGCTCTACAACCTGCTGACGACGCAGGTCGAGGTGGGCGGGGACACCAAGACCGTCAACCTCGAGGTCGCGCAGGACATCGGCGACAACATGGTGCGCGCCATCTCCCTGCAGCCGACCGACGGCCTGGTCCGCGGCGCGCAGGTGCAGGACACCGGCGGCCCCATCACCGTCCCCGTCGGTGACGTGACCCTCGGGCACGTCTTCAACGCCACGGGTGACGTGCTCGACCTGCCCGAGGGGGAGACCCTCGAGGTCAACGAGCGCTGGGGCATCCACCGTCAGGCGCCGCCCTTCGACCAGCTGGAGTCCAAGACCCAGATGTTCGAGACCGGCATCAAGGTCATCGACCTGCTGACCCCCTACGTGCAGGGCGGCAAGATCGGCCTGTTCGGCGGTGCCGGTGTGGGCAAGACGGTGCTCATCCAGGAGATGATCGCCCGTGTCGCCCGCGACCACGGCGGTGTGTCCGTCTTCGCCGGCGTGGGTGAGCGCACCCGTGAGGGCAACGACCTCATCGTCGAGATGGAGGAGGCCGGCGTCCTCGGCCAGACCGCCCTGGTCTTCGGTCAGATGGACGAGCCGCCGGGCACCCGGCTGCGGGTCGCGCTGTCCGCGCTGACGATGGCGGAGTACTTCCGCGACGTGCAGAAGCAGGACGTGCTGCTCTTCATCGACAACATCTTCCGCTTCACCCAGGCCGGGTCCGAGGTGTCGACGCTGCTGGGCCGTATGCCCTCGGCCGTCGGCTACCAGCCGAACCTCGCCGACGAGATGGGCACCCTCCAGGAGCGGATCACCTCGACACGCGGTCACTCGATCACCTCGATGCAGGCGATCTACGTCCCTGCCGACGACTACACCGACCCGGCCCCGGCCACCACCTTCGCCCACCTCGACGCGACCACCGAGCTCTCCCGCCCGATCGCCTCGATGGGCATCTACCCGGCGGTGGACCCGTTGACCTCGACGAGCCGGATCCTGGACCCGCGCTACATCAGCCGGGAGCACTACGACACCGCCGTCCGGATCAAGTCGATCCTGCAGCGCTACAAGGAGCTGCAGGACATCATCGCGATCCTCGGTATCGACGAGCTCTCCGAGGAGGACAAGATCCTCGTCGGCCGCGCCCGTCGCATCCAGCGGTTCCTGTCGCAGAACACCTACGTCGCCAAGCAGTTCACCGGCATCGAGGGTTCGACCGTGCCGCTGAGCGAGACCATCGAGGCCTTCACCAAGGTCGCCGACGGTGACTACGACCACCTGCCGGAGCAGGCCTTCTTCATGTGCGGTGGCCTCGAGGACGTCGAGCGCCAGGCGGCCGAGCTGGAGAAGAACAGCTGA